One window from the genome of Nicotiana tomentosiformis chromosome 5, ASM39032v3, whole genome shotgun sequence encodes:
- the LOC138892937 gene encoding uncharacterized protein, translating into MGIVETNGVDFAAFQMNGSAKKWWRDYLLTRPAGSPALTWDQFSQLFLAKFLPIILREEHSLHFELLQQGSMTVTKYETRFVDLAHHALILLPTERERVRWFIDGLAQPIGLQMAKETGNEISFQAAANVPRRVGMLLAQGSGQGSDKRPCHSSGFSGASSRGRGTYGRGHPPRPFHSALQASHGALGSRGPQMHYSDQLAYSAPTAPISALPIQCFLGGYSG; encoded by the coding sequence atgggtatagtggagaccaatggggtcgattttgctgcatttcagatgaatggttctgccaagaaatggtggagagattatttgttgaccagaccagctgggtcgcctgcacttacttgggaccAATTTTCTCAACTCTTCCTAgcgaagtttctccctatcatattgagagaggagcatagCCTCCACTTCGAGcttctacagcagggcagtatgactgttactaagtatgagactcgttttgtggatttggcccatcatgctcttattctacttcctaccgagagagaaaGGGTGAGgtggtttattgatggacttgctcagcctatcggattgcagatggctaaggagactgggaatgagatttcttttcaggcggctgccaatgttCCCAGGCGAGTCGGGATGCTTTTAGCTCAGGGGAGTGGTCAGGGGTCGGATAAGAGGCCTTGTCACTCCAGTGGATTCAGTGGAGCCTCATCTCGAGGTCGGGGTACTTATggcagaggccatcctcccaggccatttcattcagcactccaggcatcccacggtgccttaggtagtcgtggccctcagatgcattattccgaccagctagcctacagtgcaccaacGGCCCCTATTAGTGCACTTCCGATCCAGTGTTTTCTGGGGGGTTACTCAGgttga